In a genomic window of Acidobacteriota bacterium:
- a CDS encoding GAF domain-containing protein has product MSRRGARLTVAVLFALSVGAAAWQYLRAERALASHHNELAAFERDARAAGVSIADTRAAQQAYVAIGQGTDYWTTRVSASLDSLRVRLTALRQQAQSPEAGARIDAALVALDDFARMDRRARDYAVSGQRLLASDVIFADGFEMSQAVAAELDAARASELPHRARLAGAIESRKRLLAAGTSGLGIFFMLILAFAAGTRPVKGDFAQDVASEPAGDLSGLTLTLDAPRAPFPAVDLPAAAALCADLARVTDPREIHVLLDRAARILDASGIILWIADPDGRELIPTAAHGYTGAALARMGTIPGDADNATAAAYREGKVHTVKGDVLTSGAIVAPLVTPGGCAGVMAAEVRHEREQSEDVRAVAAIMAAQLAMLVGAAPAAAPRAKAN; this is encoded by the coding sequence ATGAGCAGACGCGGAGCGCGGCTGACCGTAGCCGTTCTCTTCGCCCTCTCGGTCGGGGCGGCGGCCTGGCAGTACCTGCGCGCGGAACGCGCGCTCGCATCCCATCACAACGAGTTGGCGGCCTTCGAGCGTGATGCCCGTGCGGCCGGCGTGTCGATCGCCGACACCCGCGCCGCGCAGCAGGCGTACGTGGCGATCGGGCAGGGCACCGACTACTGGACGACGCGCGTCTCGGCGTCTCTCGACTCGCTGAGGGTACGGCTCACCGCACTGCGCCAGCAGGCGCAGTCGCCCGAAGCCGGCGCCCGAATCGATGCCGCCCTCGTCGCGCTCGACGATTTCGCGCGGATGGATCGCCGCGCGCGTGATTATGCCGTGTCGGGACAGCGCCTCCTTGCATCGGACGTGATCTTCGCCGATGGCTTCGAAATGAGCCAGGCGGTGGCGGCCGAGCTCGACGCGGCCCGGGCTTCGGAACTGCCGCACCGCGCGCGGCTCGCCGGCGCCATCGAATCGCGGAAGCGACTGCTGGCCGCGGGCACCTCCGGCCTGGGGATCTTCTTCATGCTGATCCTCGCGTTTGCGGCCGGTACCCGGCCGGTGAAAGGGGACTTCGCCCAGGACGTCGCGTCGGAACCGGCTGGCGACCTGTCCGGATTGACCCTGACGCTGGACGCGCCGAGAGCGCCGTTTCCGGCCGTCGACCTCCCGGCGGCTGCGGCGCTGTGCGCCGACCTGGCGCGGGTGACGGACCCGCGCGAGATCCACGTCCTGCTCGACCGCGCCGCGCGAATTCTCGACGCGTCCGGCATCATTCTGTGGATTGCGGACCCGGACGGCCGGGAGCTGATCCCGACCGCGGCGCACGGCTACACCGGGGCCGCGCTGGCGCGGATGGGAACGATCCCAGGCGACGCGGACAACGCCACCGCAGCAGCCTATCGCGAGGGCAAGGTGCACACGGTGAAGGGGGACGTGCTGACGAGCGGCGCGATCGTCGCGCCGCTCGTGACCCCCGGAGGGTGCGCGGGAGTGATGGCCGCCGAGGTCCGGCACGAGCGCGAGCAATCCGAGGATGTCCGGGCGGTGGCCGCCATCATGGCGGCGCAGCTCGCGATGCTCGTTGGCGCCGCGCCCGCTGCGGCGCCCCGCGCCAAAGCCAACTAG
- a CDS encoding GAF domain-containing protein: MMTVRASDQQLISTLFDLGRQVTSVLDFDELIQQLPQLISRLIRFDAFTVYLLDGKRGELRETGGVGYPKGDRPFTLKIGQGIVGAAVAEQQPILVNDVLSDPRYVEVVPGIRSELVMPLIHQARAIGALNLLSSQPGQFSEEDVPIVRQFAAHVAVALANARLFVRERADAEAFETLAEIGREVAAVLEVDELLARIAQLARRVIDYRTFGILLLDEPRGILEMKLAVQYGEKVQIPNVKLGEGITGYAALHKEPVLVPDVSADPRYLPVVPDVRSELAIPLLLKDRCIGVFDLESPELDAFRKRDIEILTLLASQAAVAIDNARLYQELRENEARMEKELRFAQRVQTALLPTELPKKLKSIDVAAAFEPARELGGDFHDFLMPDSNTLVVAVGDVSGKGVPAALYSVFAAELVRSRTFRRKYLPERSSPAGVLSSINTILNQRQLEEYYCTLCYTNIDLKRRVVTIANSGLPYPVRCTATTCAQIELPGVPLGSFVGSTYDELTLPLKAGDTYVFCSDGIFEAFDVNGCEFGARRLLQVIDKYRDATARQMVDAIMGATRDFRGEAPQNDDMTAVAIRVAA, from the coding sequence TTGATGACCGTTCGCGCCAGCGATCAGCAGTTAATCAGCACGCTCTTCGACCTCGGACGCCAGGTGACGTCCGTGCTCGACTTCGACGAGCTGATCCAGCAACTCCCGCAGTTGATCTCCCGTCTCATTCGCTTCGATGCCTTCACCGTCTACCTGCTGGACGGGAAACGTGGCGAGCTGCGGGAAACAGGCGGCGTCGGATATCCCAAGGGTGACCGACCTTTCACGCTGAAGATCGGCCAGGGGATCGTCGGCGCCGCGGTGGCGGAACAGCAGCCGATCCTCGTCAACGACGTGCTGTCGGATCCCCGGTACGTCGAAGTCGTTCCCGGCATCCGCTCCGAGCTGGTGATGCCGCTGATCCACCAGGCGCGGGCGATCGGCGCGCTGAACCTCCTCAGCTCACAGCCGGGGCAGTTTTCCGAAGAGGACGTCCCGATCGTGAGGCAGTTCGCCGCGCACGTCGCCGTGGCCCTGGCCAACGCGCGCCTGTTCGTGCGCGAGCGCGCGGATGCGGAGGCCTTCGAGACGCTGGCCGAGATCGGCAGGGAAGTCGCGGCAGTGCTCGAGGTGGACGAGCTGCTGGCGCGAATCGCGCAGCTGGCCAGGCGGGTGATCGACTACCGGACGTTCGGCATCTTGCTGCTCGACGAGCCACGCGGGATCCTGGAGATGAAGCTCGCCGTGCAGTACGGCGAGAAGGTGCAGATTCCCAACGTGAAGCTCGGCGAGGGCATCACGGGATACGCGGCGCTGCACAAGGAGCCGGTGCTGGTCCCCGACGTCTCCGCGGACCCGCGATACCTCCCGGTCGTCCCGGACGTCCGCTCCGAGCTGGCGATCCCGCTGCTGCTGAAGGACCGGTGCATCGGCGTGTTCGACCTGGAGAGCCCCGAGCTGGACGCGTTCAGGAAGCGCGATATCGAGATTCTGACGCTGCTTGCCAGCCAGGCGGCGGTGGCGATCGACAATGCACGGCTGTACCAGGAGCTCCGCGAAAACGAGGCGCGGATGGAAAAGGAGCTGCGCTTTGCGCAGCGCGTCCAGACCGCACTCCTGCCGACGGAGCTGCCGAAGAAACTGAAGTCGATTGACGTGGCAGCCGCCTTCGAGCCCGCGCGCGAGCTGGGTGGTGATTTCCACGACTTCCTCATGCCCGACTCGAACACGCTGGTGGTCGCCGTGGGGGACGTGTCGGGGAAGGGAGTGCCGGCGGCCCTCTACAGCGTGTTCGCGGCGGAGCTCGTGCGGAGCCGTACGTTCAGGCGCAAGTACCTGCCGGAGCGATCGTCGCCGGCCGGCGTGCTCTCGTCGATCAACACGATCCTGAACCAGCGACAGCTCGAGGAGTACTACTGCACGCTGTGTTACACGAACATCGACCTGAAACGCCGGGTGGTGACCATCGCCAACTCCGGCCTGCCGTACCCCGTGCGCTGCACCGCCACGACGTGCGCGCAGATCGAGCTTCCCGGCGTGCCACTCGGGTCGTTTGTCGGGAGCACGTACGACGAGCTGACGCTGCCGCTCAAGGCGGGCGACACCTACGTGTTCTGCTCTGACGGCATCTTCGAGGCGTTCGACGTGAATGGGTGTGAATTCGGCGCCCGCCGGCTGCTCCAGGTCATCGACAAATACCGCGACGCCACCGCGCGCCAGATGGTCGATGCGATCATGGGCGCGACCCGCGACTTCCGCGGGGAGGCGCCCCAGAACGACGACATGACGGCCGTTGCCATCCGCGTCGCCGCCTAG
- a CDS encoding diacylglycerol kinase family lipid kinase has protein sequence MKAAALIINPISGAGADTHAAERRAALAREVAGRAGRAIEIAVTSRAGHARELAEAFKRAGAPVVIVWGGDGTVNEAACALAHSGVPLAIVPSGSGNGLATELRFAVDPAAALEGALHGSDRRVDAGEMNGRLFVNIAGIGFDGHVAHQFQRLPKGRRGGLPYLMIGLRSVWRYRAARYTIDAGGERCDTEALIVAFANGCQYGNNAVIAPLACVDDGKLEMVVVKPWPAAANFVRLHHLFRRTAHRAPGVLTRTVEHARVTSDHPMEMHVDGEIVEPAREAVVRVLPRALTLRSPVSTSAGTARDTAR, from the coding sequence GTGAAAGCAGCAGCCCTGATCATCAATCCCATATCCGGAGCGGGCGCCGACACGCACGCGGCCGAACGGCGGGCGGCGTTGGCGCGCGAGGTGGCCGGGCGCGCCGGCCGTGCGATCGAGATCGCCGTCACCTCCCGCGCAGGGCACGCCCGCGAGCTGGCCGAAGCGTTCAAGCGCGCCGGCGCGCCCGTCGTGATCGTGTGGGGCGGAGACGGCACGGTGAACGAGGCTGCGTGTGCCCTTGCTCACTCGGGCGTGCCGCTGGCCATCGTCCCGTCCGGCTCGGGGAACGGGCTGGCGACGGAGCTGCGGTTCGCCGTCGATCCCGCGGCGGCGCTCGAGGGGGCGCTCCACGGCAGCGACCGGCGGGTGGACGCCGGTGAGATGAACGGCCGTCTCTTCGTCAACATCGCGGGCATTGGCTTTGACGGCCATGTCGCCCACCAGTTCCAGCGGCTGCCCAAGGGCAGGCGCGGCGGCCTGCCGTACCTCATGATCGGCCTGCGATCGGTCTGGCGATACCGCGCCGCGCGCTACACGATCGACGCCGGCGGCGAGCGCTGCGACACGGAGGCCCTGATCGTCGCGTTCGCCAACGGCTGCCAGTACGGGAACAACGCCGTGATCGCGCCGCTTGCCTGCGTGGACGATGGGAAGCTGGAGATGGTGGTCGTGAAACCGTGGCCGGCCGCGGCAAACTTCGTGCGGCTGCACCACCTGTTCCGGCGGACGGCTCACCGCGCGCCGGGCGTTCTGACGCGGACCGTGGAACACGCACGCGTCACCAGCGACCATCCCATGGAGATGCACGTGGACGGGGAAATCGTAGAGCCCGCACGCGAAGCGGTCGTGCGCGTTTTACCGCGTGCCCTCACGCTGCGCAGCCCTGTCAGTACGTCGGCAGGTACGGCTCGAGATACCGCGCGATGA
- a CDS encoding PDZ domain-containing protein — protein sequence MHRWRVAARLVAAVAVVAALAAVAPGLYGQDRRPSPRGDRARFAGWFGGQIGITVSDAESTGGVVVDEVRSNSPAGKAGVREKDVIIEFDGERVRSARQFARLVDETPQGKPVKMVLQRSGQRTTVDVTPEARAFGRVMPLERFTMPEMPEMRNLERHLALPEIEVYTSRQARLGVQLEDLEDQFASYFGVKRGALVTNVADGSPAARGGLKAGDVITKIADETVESTGDVRREIRRIDDGREFAVEIVRDRKPMTLKVKLDPRPAARRPGTVTPY from the coding sequence ATGCACAGGTGGAGGGTAGCGGCCCGCCTCGTCGCGGCCGTCGCCGTTGTGGCGGCGCTCGCGGCGGTTGCGCCCGGCCTCTACGGGCAGGATCGCCGGCCATCGCCGCGTGGCGATCGCGCACGTTTCGCCGGGTGGTTCGGCGGGCAGATCGGGATCACGGTGTCTGACGCGGAGTCAACCGGCGGCGTCGTCGTGGACGAGGTCCGGTCGAACAGTCCCGCGGGGAAAGCCGGTGTCAGGGAAAAGGACGTCATCATCGAATTCGACGGCGAGCGTGTGCGGAGCGCGCGGCAGTTCGCGCGGCTCGTGGATGAAACGCCCCAAGGGAAGCCGGTCAAGATGGTCCTGCAGCGGAGCGGCCAGCGCACGACGGTCGACGTGACGCCGGAAGCGCGGGCGTTCGGCCGGGTCATGCCGCTCGAGCGATTCACGATGCCCGAGATGCCCGAGATGCGCAACCTCGAACGGCACCTGGCACTGCCTGAAATCGAGGTCTACACGTCGCGCCAGGCGCGTCTTGGCGTGCAGCTCGAGGACCTGGAAGATCAGTTCGCCAGCTACTTCGGCGTGAAGCGCGGGGCGCTGGTCACCAACGTCGCAGACGGCTCGCCGGCGGCACGAGGGGGCCTCAAGGCTGGCGACGTCATCACGAAGATCGCGGACGAGACGGTTGAGAGCACGGGCGATGTGCGCCGTGAGATCCGGCGGATCGATGACGGCAGGGAGTTCGCGGTCGAGATCGTGCGCGATCGGAAGCCGATGACGCTGAAGGTCAAGCTGGATCCGCGGCCGGCAGCGCGCCGGCCGGGCACCGTGACCCCGTACTAG